One genomic window of Salvia miltiorrhiza cultivar Shanhuang (shh) chromosome 4, IMPLAD_Smil_shh, whole genome shotgun sequence includes the following:
- the LOC131020921 gene encoding probable aldehyde dehydrogenase, with translation MYGSLLSRNLRNKASTSWFSSSNLSRYVHSLPFATVKAEELSASQPAEVLNLVQGKWTRSSSWNTIPDPLNGESFIKVSEVNQKEIQPFVESLAQCPKHGLHNPFKAPERYLMLGDVTTKAAHKLALPEVSDFFAKLIQRVSPKSYQQAFMEVFVTQKFLENFCGDQVRFLARSFGVPGNHLGQQSHGFRWPYGPVAIITPFNFPLEIPLLQLMGALYMGNKPLLKVDSKVAIVMEQMLRLLHDCGLPVEDVDFINSDGVTMNRVLTEGKPRMTLFTGSSRVAEKLAVDLSGRIRVEDAGFDWKILGPDVQEEDYVAWVCDQDAYACSGQKCSAQSILFMHENWGKSSLLEKLSGLAARRKLEDLTIGPVLTVTTEAMLDHLNKLLKINGSRLLFGGEALQNHSIPTVYGAVKPTAVFVPLEEILKEENYDLVTKEIFGPFQVVTEYKQNQLLLVLDALERMHAHLTAAVVSNDLLFVQKIIGNSVNGTTYVGLRARTTGAPQNHWFGPAGDPRGAGIGTPEAIRLVWSCHREVIYDNGPVPRNWSTPQPT, from the exons ATGTATGGTTCATTGCTTTCGAGAAATTTGAGAAACAAAGCTTCAACCAGCTGGTTCAGTTCGTCTAATCTTTCGAG ATATGTTCATTCACTCCCCTTTGCGACTGTGAAAGCCGAGGAATTATCAGCTTCTCAGCCGGCTGAAGTGCTGAATTTAG TGCAGGGGAAGTGGACAAGATCGTCGTCTTGGAATACCATCCCGGATCCTCTGAATGGCGAATCGTTCATCAAAGTTTCTGAAGTAAACCAGAAAGAAATACAG CCTTTTGTCGAGAGCTTGGCGCAGTGCCCCAAACATGGTTTACACAATCCATTCAAAGCACCAGAAAG GTACCTCATGCTGGGAGACGTAACGACAAAAGCTGCTCACAAGCTGGCCCTACCTGAG GTTTCCGACTTCTTTGCCAAGCTGATACAAAGGGTGTCCCCAAAGAGCTACCAACAAGCTTTTATGGAAGTTTTTGTTACACAGAAGTTTCTGGAGAACTTTTGTGGTGACCAG GTTCGGTTCCTGGCTAGGTCATTTGGAGTACCCGGGAATCATCTAGGTCAGCAGAGTCACGGTTTTAGGTGGCCGTATGGCCCG GTTGCAATCATCACTCCTTTCAATTTCCCTTTGGAGATTCCACTCCTTCAGTTGATGGGGGCGCTTTATATGGGGAACAAGCCACTTCTTAAAGTCGATAGCAAG GTCGCCATTGTCATGGAGCAAATGCTACGTTTGCTCCATGATTGTGGGTTGCCTGTGGAGGACGTTGACTTCATAAACTCGGATGGAGTTACTATGAACAGAGTTCTCACGGAG GGAAAACCACGTATGACTCTCTTCACTGGTAGCTCGAGAGTAGCAGAGAAATTAGCCGTTGATCTCAGTGGTCGTATTAGGGTTGAAGATGCTGGGTTCGACTGGAAGATTCTAGGACCTGACGTGCAAGAG GAGGACTACGTTGCTTGGGTGTGTGATCAAGACGCATACGCATGTAGTGGGCAGAAGTGCTCAGCACAATCGATTCTATTCATGCATGAA AATTGGGGTAAAAGTTCGTTGTTGGAAAAGTTGAGCGGTCTTGCTGCTCGAAGGAAGTTGGAGGATCTTACCATTGGCCCCGTTCTTACT GTCACAACTGAAGCGATGCTCGATCACTTGAACAAACTACTCAAGATAAATGGATCAAGGCTTCTGTTTGGTGGCGAGGCTCTACAAAACCACTCTATCCCGACAGTATATGGTGCCGTTAAACCTACTGCTGTCTTTGTTCCACTCGAAGAAATATTGAAGGAGGAGAACTATGATCTTGTGACAAAAGAAATCTTCGGCCCCTTCCag GTTGTGACGGAGTACAAACAGAATCAGCTTTTGTTGGTACTCGATGCACTTGAAAGGATGCACGCACATTTAACGGCTGCAGTTGTGTCGAATGATCTTTTGTTCGTACAA AAAATCATTGGGAATTCGGTCAATGGAACTACATATGTGGGACTGAGAGCAAGAACAACTGGAGCTCCACAAAATCATTG GTTCGGCCCCGCTGGTGATCCACGAGGTGCCGGAATCGGAACTCCAGAAGCCATAAGACTCGTGTGGTCGTGCCACCGAGAGGTCATTTACGATAATGGTCCCGTTCCTCGAAACTGGAGCACCCCGCAACCGACGTGA
- the LOC131020920 gene encoding protein phosphatase 2C 70 isoform X1 → MVGCNPNFPHKKNMKNGPIFSLIDFLVRENHLSNTPMEKAMRFTSILTSSSALGIALLILMLLLVLILIFIACKFRPWTRFLSASTAAAARRRTPASIRVDDIERPLVSGDLSSVESDESHPSEQGRQTQGSYTSGHAVLATPKQRLPPTSSQPSHENSLVGQTLQRPLATSLFPEDRKNEKRGDSYSQKHGPNSVPSHTANQGSILKLEVVSGPARGLQYSVKSTNVTELPVTIGRVSPGDVILKDSEVSGKHAMINWNANKLKWELVDMGSLNGTMLNSQAVLPAQSGSRHWSNPVELTSGDTVTFGTSSKILVNITSQTECKIPFRIGIASDPMALRRGGKKLAMEDVCYYQWPLHGMDKFGMFGICDGHGGADAATSVSKIMPEVIAGILSDSFRREKILSQCDASEVLREAFYQTEARINHYYEGCTATLLLVWTDGHQNFYAQCANVGDSACVANVGGKQIKMTEDHRITSYSERQRIQAIGTPLRDGETRICGINLARMLGDKFLKEQDARFSAEPYISEVVYIDQSSEGFALLASDGFWDVINMKKAFQLVHQAMERNAMEGEGSAEKIANFLLSEARTLRTKDNTSIIFLDFTSSSSHGRSCKLDNT, encoded by the exons ATGGTTGGTTGCAATCCCAATTTTCCTcataaaaaaaacatgaaaaatgggccaattttctctctcatcgATTTTCTAGTGAGAGAAAACCATCTCAGTAACACTCCGATGGAGAAGGCGATGCGCTTTACCAGCATTCTCACATCGTCATCGGCGTTGGGTATTGCCTTGCTGATTCTTATGCTTTTGCTCGTCCTAATCCTCATCTTCATCGCCTGCAAGTTCCGACCATGGACCCGCTTCCTCtccgcctccaccgccgccgccgcgcgcCGCCGCACGCCGGCCTCGATCAGG GTTGATGACATTGAGCGGCCTCTTGTTTCGGGAGATCTTAGTTCTGTTGAAAGTGACGAAAGTCACCCCAGCGAGCAGGGTCGTCAAACTCAGGGTAGTTATACTTCAGGACATGCTGTTTTGGCAACACCAAAACAAAGGCTCCCACCCACATCATCCCAGCCGAGCCACG AGAATTCTTTGGTGGGTCAAACGCTTCAGCGTCCTCTTGCAACAAGTCTTTTTCCTGAAGATcggaaaaatgaaaaacgaggaGATAGTTATAGCCAGAAACATGGTCCAAATTCTGTTCCCAGTCACACTGCAAACCAGG GAAGCATTCTCAAGCTGGAGGTAGTCTCTGGCCCTGCTCGTGGGCTTCAGTATTCCGTAAAGTCTACCAACGTAACCGAGCTTCCGGTGACTATCGGAAGAGTGTCGCCTGGTGATGTAATACTTAAGGATTCGGAGGTCTCTGGAAAGCATGCGATGATAAATTGGAATGCTAAT AAATTAAAATGGGAGCTGGTCGACATGGGTAGCTTGAACGGCACAATGTTGAACTCCCAGGCAGTTCTTCCCGCTCAATCGGGAAGCAGACATTGGAGTAACCCAGTCGAGCTCACAAGTGGCGACACAGTAACATTCGGCACAAGTTCAAAGATTTTG GTTAATATTACATCACAAACAGAGTGCAAGATCCCTTTCAGGATCGGTATAGCATCGGATCCTATGGCTTTACGTCGAGGAGGGAAAAAGTTGGCCATGGAAGATGTCTGCTATTACCAGTGGCCTCTTCATGGAATGGATAAG TTCGGGATGTTCGGTATATGTGATGGACATGGTGGAGCCGATGCGGCCACATCTGTTAGCAA AATAATGCCTGAAGTAATTGCTGGAATCTTGTCAGATTCATTCAGACGAGAGAAAATTCTGTCTCAGTGCGACGCTTCTGAGGTCCTTAGAGAAGCATTTTACCAGACGGAGGCGCGCATTAACCATTACTACGAG GGTTGTACTGCGACACTGCTTCTGGTGTGGACTGACGGTCATCAAAATTTCTACGCGCAATGTGCAAATGTTGGAGACTCAGCTTGTGTTGCAAA TGTCGGGGGAAAGCAGATAAAGATGACCGAAGACCACAGGATAACTAGTTACTCCGAAAGACAACGTATCCAGGCAATAGGAACGCCTCTGAGAGATGGGGAAACTCGGATATGTG GTATTAACCTCGCCAGGATGCTCGGTGATAAATTTTTGAAGGAGCAAGATGCGCGCTTCAGCGCAGAACCTTATATTAGTGAAGTTGTATACATAGACCAATCAAGCGAGGGCTTTGCTCTTCTAGCTAG TGATGGTTTCTGGGATGTAATTAACATGAAGAAGGCATTTCAGCTTGTGCATCAG GCAATGGAGAGGAACGCGATGGAGGGGGAGGGCTCCGCTGAGAAGATAGCTAACTTTTTGTTGAGTGAGGCGAGAACGCTGCGTACAAAAGATAACACATCGATAATTTTCTTAGATTttaccagcagcagcagccatgGCAGATCTTGTAAACTTGATAACACCTAG
- the LOC131020922 gene encoding peroxisomal adenine nucleotide carrier 1-like: protein MESLVEATSGAVGSLLSTTILYPLDTCKTKYQAENRAHHHQKYRNISDVLWEAISTRQVLSLYQGLGTKNFQSFISQFIYFYGYSFLKRLYLKKSGFKSIGTKANLVIAAAAGACTVVVTQPLDTASSKMQTCEFGKSKGLWESLSESTWSESFDGLGISLLLTSNPSIQYTAFDQLKSRLLKEKTRKRGGEAAASPSPEALSAFSAFMLGAVSKCIATCITYPAIRCKVVIQSAEADETKDKSRKTVPGALRSIWEKEGILGFFKGLQAQILKTVLSSALLLMIKEKITKSTWITMLALKRFILVTRSRLKSS from the exons atggagtCTTTGGTGGAGGCGACATCAGGTGCGGTGGGTTCACTGCTCAGCACCACCATTCTGTACCCGCTTGACACTTGCAAGACTAAATATCAAGCTGAAAATCGAGCCCATCATCACCAAAAATATAG GAACATCTCGGATGTCCTCTGGGAGGCGATATCTACGCGCCAGGTTCTCTCGTTGTACCAGGGGTTGGGAACGAAGAATTTCCAGTCCTTCATCTCGCAGTTCATCTATTTCTATGGATACAGCTTCTTGAAGAGGCTTTATTTGAAGAAGAGTGGATTCAAATCTATTGGGACTAAGGCTAACTTGGTCATAGCAGCAGCTGCTGGCGCCTGCACAGTTGTAGTCACACAG CCTCTGGACACAGCATCCTCGAAGATGCAAACGTGCGAGTTTGGGAAATCCAAAGGGCTGTGGGAGTCCCTCTCGGAGAGCACGTGGAGCGAGTCGTTTGATGGCCTAGGCATCTCCCTTCTCCTCACTTCAAACCCCTCCATTCAG TACACGGCCTTCGATCAGTTGAAGAGCAGGCTGTTGAAGGAGAAGACGAGGAAAAGGGGAGGCGAGGCAGCAGCATCGCCTTCCCCAGAAGCCCTCTCTGCATTCTCGGCCTTCATGTTGGGGGCCGTCTCAAAGTGCATCGCCACCTGCATAACGTACCCTGCTATAAG GTGCAAAGTGGTGATTCAGTCGGCCGAGGCTGATGAAACAAAGGATAAATCGCGTAAAACTGTGCCGGGTGCACTGCGTTCGATCTGGGAGAAGGAAGGGATACTCGGATTCTTCAAAGGCCTGCAAGCACAGATCCTCAAGACAGTCCTGAGCTCGGCACTGCTGCTGATGATAAAGGAGAAGATCACAAAATCGACGTGGATCACAATGCTCGCGCTGAAAAGGTTCATCCTCGTGACAAGAAGCCGGTTGAAGAGCTCCTGA
- the LOC131020920 gene encoding protein phosphatase 2C 70 isoform X2: MVGCNPNFPHKKNMKNGPIFSLIDFLVRENHLSNTPMEKAMRFTSILTSSSALGIALLILMLLLVLILIFIACKFRPWTRFLSASTAAAARRRTPASIRVDDIERPLVSGDLSSVESDESHPSEQGRQTQGSYTSGHAVLATPKQRLPPTSSQPSHDDIIILDIPNTSENSLVGQTLQRPLATSLFPEDRKNEKRGDSYSQKHGPNSVPSHTANQGSILKLEVVSGPARGLQYSVKSTNVTELPVTIGRVSPGDVILKDSEVSGKHAMINWNANKLKWELVDMGSLNGTMLNSQAVLPAQSGSRHWSNPVELTSGDTVTFGTSSKILVNITSQTECKIPFRIGIASDPMALRRGGKKLAMEDVCYYQWPLHGMDKFGMFGICDGHGGADAATSVSKIMPEVIAGILSDSFRREKILSQCDASEVLREAFYQTEARINHYYEGCTATLLLVWTDGHQNFYAQCANVGDSACVANVGGKQIKMTEDHRITSYSERQRIQAIGTPLRDGETRICGINLARMLGDKFLKEQDARFSAEPYISEVVYIDQSSEGFALLASDGFWDVINMKKAFQLVHQAMERNAMEGEGSAEKIANFLLSEARTLRTKDNTSIIFLDFTSSSSHGRSCKLDNT, from the exons ATGGTTGGTTGCAATCCCAATTTTCCTcataaaaaaaacatgaaaaatgggccaattttctctctcatcgATTTTCTAGTGAGAGAAAACCATCTCAGTAACACTCCGATGGAGAAGGCGATGCGCTTTACCAGCATTCTCACATCGTCATCGGCGTTGGGTATTGCCTTGCTGATTCTTATGCTTTTGCTCGTCCTAATCCTCATCTTCATCGCCTGCAAGTTCCGACCATGGACCCGCTTCCTCtccgcctccaccgccgccgccgcgcgcCGCCGCACGCCGGCCTCGATCAGG GTTGATGACATTGAGCGGCCTCTTGTTTCGGGAGATCTTAGTTCTGTTGAAAGTGACGAAAGTCACCCCAGCGAGCAGGGTCGTCAAACTCAGGGTAGTTATACTTCAGGACATGCTGTTTTGGCAACACCAAAACAAAGGCTCCCACCCACATCATCCCAGCCGAGCCACG ATGATATTATTATTCTTGACATTCCAAATACTTCAGAGAATTCTTTGGTGGGTCAAACGCTTCAGCGTCCTCTTGCAACAAGTCTTTTTCCTGAAGATcggaaaaatgaaaaacgaggaGATAGTTATAGCCAGAAACATGGTCCAAATTCTGTTCCCAGTCACACTGCAAACCAGG GAAGCATTCTCAAGCTGGAGGTAGTCTCTGGCCCTGCTCGTGGGCTTCAGTATTCCGTAAAGTCTACCAACGTAACCGAGCTTCCGGTGACTATCGGAAGAGTGTCGCCTGGTGATGTAATACTTAAGGATTCGGAGGTCTCTGGAAAGCATGCGATGATAAATTGGAATGCTAAT AAATTAAAATGGGAGCTGGTCGACATGGGTAGCTTGAACGGCACAATGTTGAACTCCCAGGCAGTTCTTCCCGCTCAATCGGGAAGCAGACATTGGAGTAACCCAGTCGAGCTCACAAGTGGCGACACAGTAACATTCGGCACAAGTTCAAAGATTTTG GTTAATATTACATCACAAACAGAGTGCAAGATCCCTTTCAGGATCGGTATAGCATCGGATCCTATGGCTTTACGTCGAGGAGGGAAAAAGTTGGCCATGGAAGATGTCTGCTATTACCAGTGGCCTCTTCATGGAATGGATAAG TTCGGGATGTTCGGTATATGTGATGGACATGGTGGAGCCGATGCGGCCACATCTGTTAGCAA AATAATGCCTGAAGTAATTGCTGGAATCTTGTCAGATTCATTCAGACGAGAGAAAATTCTGTCTCAGTGCGACGCTTCTGAGGTCCTTAGAGAAGCATTTTACCAGACGGAGGCGCGCATTAACCATTACTACGAG GGTTGTACTGCGACACTGCTTCTGGTGTGGACTGACGGTCATCAAAATTTCTACGCGCAATGTGCAAATGTTGGAGACTCAGCTTGTGTTGCAAA TGTCGGGGGAAAGCAGATAAAGATGACCGAAGACCACAGGATAACTAGTTACTCCGAAAGACAACGTATCCAGGCAATAGGAACGCCTCTGAGAGATGGGGAAACTCGGATATGTG GTATTAACCTCGCCAGGATGCTCGGTGATAAATTTTTGAAGGAGCAAGATGCGCGCTTCAGCGCAGAACCTTATATTAGTGAAGTTGTATACATAGACCAATCAAGCGAGGGCTTTGCTCTTCTAGCTAG TGATGGTTTCTGGGATGTAATTAACATGAAGAAGGCATTTCAGCTTGTGCATCAG GCAATGGAGAGGAACGCGATGGAGGGGGAGGGCTCCGCTGAGAAGATAGCTAACTTTTTGTTGAGTGAGGCGAGAACGCTGCGTACAAAAGATAACACATCGATAATTTTCTTAGATTttaccagcagcagcagccatgGCAGATCTTGTAAACTTGATAACACCTAG